One Halobacterium zhouii genomic region harbors:
- a CDS encoding transcription initiation factor IIB: protein MTRSTRQRERESATEQEESEEGVRECPECGSDNLVKSSDRAELVCNDCGLVVEEEQIDPGPEWRAFNHQERQQKSRVGAPTTQTMHDKGLTTTIDWKDKDAYGRSISSKKRSQMHRLRKWQERIRTKDAGERNLQFALSEIDRMASALGVPRSVREVASVIYRRALKEDLIRGRSIEGVATSALYAACRKEGIPRSLEEISEVSRVERKEIGRTYRYISQELGLEMKPVDPKKYVPRFCSELELSEEVQAKANEIIETTAEKGLLSGKSPTGYAAAAIYAASLLCNEKKTQREVADVAQVTEVTIRNRYQEQIEAMGIHG, encoded by the coding sequence ATGACACGGTCCACTCGCCAGCGGGAGCGAGAATCAGCGACAGAGCAGGAGGAGTCCGAGGAGGGGGTACGGGAGTGCCCGGAGTGTGGCTCAGACAACCTTGTGAAGAGTTCGGACCGCGCAGAACTCGTCTGTAACGACTGCGGACTGGTGGTCGAAGAGGAGCAGATCGACCCCGGCCCGGAGTGGCGCGCGTTCAACCACCAGGAACGACAGCAGAAATCTCGGGTCGGCGCCCCGACCACGCAGACGATGCACGACAAGGGGCTCACGACGACCATCGACTGGAAGGACAAGGACGCCTACGGACGGTCCATCTCCTCGAAGAAACGGTCTCAGATGCACCGCCTGCGGAAGTGGCAGGAACGCATCCGCACGAAGGACGCCGGCGAGCGCAACCTGCAGTTCGCGCTCTCCGAAATCGACCGGATGGCCAGCGCCCTCGGCGTACCGCGTTCGGTACGCGAGGTCGCCTCGGTCATCTACCGACGCGCACTCAAGGAAGACCTCATCCGCGGCCGGTCCATCGAGGGCGTCGCAACGAGCGCGCTCTACGCGGCCTGCCGTAAAGAAGGAATTCCGCGAAGCCTCGAAGAGATCTCCGAGGTTTCGCGCGTCGAGCGAAAGGAGATCGGTCGAACCTACCGCTACATCTCACAGGAACTCGGTCTGGAGATGAAACCGGTCGACCCCAAGAAGTACGTCCCACGGTTCTGCTCGGAACTCGAACTCTCCGAGGAAGTGCAGGCGAAAGCCAACGAGATCATCGAGACGACCGCCGAGAAGGGACTGCTTTCGGGCAAGTCCCCGACCGGATACGCCGCCGCTGCGATCTACGCGGCATCACTGCTCTGTAACGAGAAGAAGACCCAGCGCGAGGTCGCGGACGTCGCGCAAGTGACGGAAGTTACGATCCGGAATCGCTATCAGGAACAGATCGAAGCGATGGGCATCCACGGGTAG
- a CDS encoding PhzF family phenazine biosynthesis protein, whose protein sequence is MTETRALLVDAFTEESCAGNAAGVVPDAEDLTDDQMQAIAAELGASETAFLRESGDADRRVRYFTPTTEVDLCGHATIASHAHLFADGALDAGEHTLETNVGVLDIEVESDGTVWMTQNEPEVRKVDAREDGVGYEDVSDAVGVGVPALRGASDDLPLAVADTGLPFLVVPLTYLSDLGDASPDFDAVEALADEVGAAGVYAFSFDALDRESTLHGRAWVPGAGVDEDPVTGTASGAVGAYLDHFDAFGAGETPAEMVFEQGHFVDRPGRVSVQASEGGAPRVGGRAVETFDGTLTVPAADEEEILEG, encoded by the coding sequence ATGACCGAGACGCGAGCGCTCCTGGTGGACGCGTTCACCGAGGAGTCGTGTGCGGGGAATGCGGCGGGCGTGGTGCCGGACGCCGAGGACTTGACCGACGACCAGATGCAGGCCATCGCGGCCGAACTGGGCGCGAGCGAGACGGCGTTCCTCCGGGAGAGCGGGGACGCCGACCGCCGAGTTCGGTACTTCACGCCGACGACGGAGGTCGACCTCTGCGGGCACGCGACCATCGCGAGCCACGCGCACCTGTTCGCGGACGGCGCGCTCGACGCGGGCGAACACACCCTCGAAACGAACGTCGGCGTGCTCGATATCGAGGTGGAGTCCGATGGCACCGTCTGGATGACGCAGAACGAACCCGAGGTGCGGAAAGTCGACGCGAGGGAAGACGGCGTGGGCTACGAGGACGTCTCGGACGCCGTCGGCGTCGGCGTGCCGGCGCTCCGCGGAGCGAGCGACGACCTGCCCCTGGCCGTCGCAGACACGGGCCTACCGTTTCTCGTGGTGCCGTTGACGTACCTCTCGGACCTCGGGGACGCAAGTCCGGACTTCGACGCGGTCGAGGCGCTCGCCGACGAGGTGGGCGCGGCGGGCGTCTACGCGTTCTCCTTCGACGCGCTCGACCGGGAGTCGACGCTCCACGGGCGGGCGTGGGTGCCGGGCGCGGGCGTCGACGAGGACCCCGTGACCGGGACGGCGAGCGGCGCAGTGGGGGCGTATCTCGATCACTTCGACGCGTTCGGCGCGGGTGAGACACCGGCGGAGATGGTCTTCGAACAGGGACACTTCGTCGACCGGCCCGGCCGCGTCAGCGTGCAGGCCAGCGAGGGCGGTGCTCCGCGCGTGGGTGGCCGGGCCGTCGAGACGTTCGACGGGACGCTCACGGTGCCTGCGGCGGACGAGGAGGAGATTCTCGAGGGGTAG
- the ppsA gene encoding pyruvate, water dikinase, with protein sequence MAVRWLEDVRADDVEFVGGKGASLGELTDAGLPVPPGFVVTAGTYRSFIEAAGIDDELFEAVDVDPEDSEALADAEARAKDLILNTELPDEIRDEIVSAYGNLDDASGSSGGAFVAVRSSATAEDLPDASFAGQQETFLNVTGDDLVDRVKRCWASLFTQRAIYYREQQGFEHDKVDIAVVVQRMVDAEKSGVMFTSHPSTGAHEAIIEAAWGLGEAVVSGAVSPDNYVVNRDNSTVQEVTVADKKLMHVKDPDTGETVEREVSEERREERVLSDDEIADLVAIGERVEDHYGEPQDVEWAMMGGDIYMLQSRPITTIDDEQEVAANGNGSDDDDNDTLVSGLGASPGIASGAVRIVKKLDQLDKVGEGDIIVTEMTTPDMVPAMKRAAGIVTDEGGMTSHAAIVSRELGCPAVVGAGDASTTLQDDQVITLDGDRGVVTEGPPDAREERDPIEEARPKTPVKPMTATEVKVNVSIPEAAERAAATGADGVGLLRMEHMILSTNKTPQRYIDDHGEDAYVEELVKGVQSVAEEFYPRPVRVRTLDAPTDEFRQLEGGNDEPHEHNPMLGYRGIRRSLDTPDVFKHELEAFKRLYEMGYDNVEVMFPLVNDEDDVAAARNLMDEVGLDTEKRTWGVMIETPAAALCIEDLAAEGIDFASFGTNDLTQYTLAVDRNNGNVSDRFDELHPAVLKLIRETVETCREHDVETSICGQAGSKPEMVDHLVETGISSISANIDAVRDVQHEAKRVEQRLLLDSVRE encoded by the coding sequence ATGGCTGTACGCTGGCTGGAAGACGTAAGGGCCGACGACGTCGAATTCGTCGGCGGCAAGGGCGCGTCACTCGGCGAACTCACCGACGCCGGGTTGCCCGTCCCGCCGGGGTTCGTCGTGACCGCCGGCACGTACCGCTCGTTCATCGAGGCGGCTGGCATCGACGACGAACTGTTCGAGGCGGTCGATGTCGACCCCGAGGACTCCGAGGCGCTCGCGGACGCCGAGGCGCGAGCGAAGGACCTGATCTTGAACACCGAACTCCCGGACGAGATCCGCGATGAGATCGTTTCGGCCTACGGGAACCTCGACGACGCGTCCGGGTCGAGCGGCGGCGCGTTCGTCGCCGTTCGGTCCTCCGCGACCGCCGAGGACCTTCCGGACGCGAGCTTCGCGGGGCAACAGGAGACGTTCCTGAACGTCACCGGCGACGACCTCGTCGACCGCGTGAAGCGCTGCTGGGCGTCGCTTTTCACCCAGCGGGCGATCTACTACCGCGAACAGCAGGGCTTCGAGCACGACAAGGTCGACATCGCGGTCGTCGTCCAGCGCATGGTCGACGCCGAGAAATCCGGCGTGATGTTCACGAGTCACCCCTCCACGGGCGCCCACGAAGCCATCATCGAGGCGGCGTGGGGGCTCGGAGAAGCGGTCGTCTCCGGCGCAGTCTCCCCCGACAACTACGTCGTGAACCGCGACAACAGCACCGTCCAAGAGGTCACCGTCGCGGACAAAAAACTGATGCACGTCAAGGACCCCGACACCGGGGAGACCGTCGAACGTGAGGTGAGCGAGGAGAGGCGCGAGGAGCGCGTGCTCTCGGACGACGAGATTGCGGACCTCGTTGCCATCGGCGAGCGCGTCGAGGACCACTACGGCGAACCACAGGACGTCGAATGGGCCATGATGGGCGGCGACATCTACATGCTCCAGTCCCGCCCCATCACCACCATCGACGACGAACAGGAGGTCGCCGCGAACGGCAACGGTAGCGACGACGATGACAACGACACGCTCGTGTCGGGGCTGGGCGCGAGCCCCGGCATCGCCTCGGGCGCGGTCCGCATCGTGAAGAAACTCGACCAGCTCGACAAGGTCGGCGAGGGCGACATCATCGTCACCGAGATGACGACGCCGGACATGGTGCCCGCGATGAAGCGCGCGGCCGGCATCGTCACGGACGAGGGCGGGATGACGAGTCACGCCGCCATCGTCTCTCGCGAACTCGGCTGTCCGGCAGTCGTCGGCGCGGGGGACGCCTCCACGACGCTCCAGGACGACCAGGTCATCACGCTCGACGGCGACCGCGGCGTCGTCACGGAGGGGCCACCGGACGCGAGAGAGGAACGCGACCCCATCGAGGAAGCGCGTCCGAAGACGCCCGTGAAGCCGATGACCGCCACGGAGGTGAAGGTCAACGTCTCCATCCCGGAGGCCGCCGAGCGCGCCGCCGCGACGGGCGCCGACGGCGTCGGCCTGCTCCGAATGGAGCACATGATCCTCTCGACGAACAAGACCCCCCAGCGGTACATCGACGACCACGGCGAGGACGCCTACGTCGAGGAACTCGTCAAGGGCGTGCAGTCCGTCGCCGAGGAGTTCTACCCGCGGCCCGTCCGCGTTCGCACGCTCGACGCGCCGACCGACGAGTTCCGCCAACTCGAGGGCGGGAACGACGAGCCCCACGAGCACAATCCGATGCTCGGCTACCGGGGCATCCGGCGCAGTCTCGACACCCCGGACGTGTTCAAGCACGAGCTCGAGGCGTTCAAGCGCCTCTACGAGATGGGGTACGACAACGTCGAGGTGATGTTCCCGCTCGTGAACGACGAGGACGACGTCGCCGCGGCGCGCAACCTGATGGACGAGGTCGGCCTCGACACCGAGAAGCGTACGTGGGGCGTGATGATCGAGACGCCCGCGGCCGCGCTCTGCATCGAGGACCTCGCCGCCGAGGGAATCGACTTCGCCTCGTTCGGCACGAACGACCTCACGCAGTACACGCTCGCGGTCGACCGGAACAACGGGAACGTGTCCGACCGCTTCGACGAACTCCACCCGGCGGTGCTGAAACTCATCCGTGAGACGGTCGAGACGTGCCGGGAGCACGACGTCGAGACGAGCATCTGCGGGCAGGCCGGGTCCAAGCCCGAGATGGTCGACCACCTCGTGGAGACCGGCATCTCCTCGATCTCCGCGAACATCGACGCCGTCCGGGACGTCCAGCACGAGGCCAAGCGCGTCGAACAGCGCCTGCTTCTGGACTCCGTCCGGGAGTGA